A region of the Apium graveolens cultivar Ventura chromosome 6, ASM990537v1, whole genome shotgun sequence genome:
TTTAATAAAGTTTTTTTTCAATTTTGTGGGCCACATAACATATCATTTTTACTAACTTTATTTGGGTATAATTTGTTAGCAGGAGTTAACGTTATTATTTGATTTACTAATAAATGATTTGATCTTTTAATATTGaattctaaaataaaattataatattaaaaaaagtgattaaattttaaaattttaaaattttaattaaaataaaaatatgtaaatAAAATGCACCATATTATATTAAAACATTGAAAAAAACATCACACGAGAACATCTGAAATTTATAAGTTACAATAAAAAAATTAACGATTATTATGGAACTGTGAGATATGCTCAACCAAGTCATTTTGTAGCTACTGTTTTGAACATATGTTTCATACGGGATAAAAGGTTCTTCACCTAAGTTTGATTCCGACAAACCATTTGTTGCATCATCATAAGTTGGTAGTGGACCAAATTGAGTGGCATATGTGTCCCTCTCGTCTTCAACAATCATATTATGTATTATGATACATGCTCTCATGATTCTCCCAAGATCTGCTCTGTCCAAAAAGCGTGTCGGACCACGTACAATTGCGAAACGGGACTGTAACACACCAAACGCTCGTTCAACATCTTTTCGTTGGCTTTCTTGATActttgaaaataattttcttttctcactttgTGGACGTGGTATCGTTTTAACGAATGTTGACCATTCAGGATATATTCCATCGGTTAAGTAATATCCCATATTATAATTGTTTCCATTGATAGTAAAATTTACCTCTGGAGCACGACCTTGTAGCACATCATCGAATATAGGTGATCGATCTAAAACATTTAAGTCATTATTTGATCCAGCAACTCCCACAAATGCATGCCATATCCATAGATCAGATGAAGCAACCACTCCCGATTTTTCGCTGAGCCTCATCATAACACGCACCAAATTTCTGAGCACCTTCATTTATTCTTTGCCACCTTTTTTTCATTGCCACAGATCCTCTTTTAATGACACCAGAATTATCTTCTTCACAATATTGATGAATTCAGTTCCAAAATGCATCTGCTTTTTGATCTGTACCGATTACTGGATTAATTGACACATTCAACCATGCACTTATTAAAAGTTTATCTTCAACCCACTTCCACTGACCGGTAATTTCTCGTAAATCATCGGTTTCTTCGCAATCTTCATTTAGATCAATAATGTTTTCGTGACCAAAAGCCGGCATTTGCGATTCTGGAGAATTTTGGATATTGATTGGTATGTGTTGGGTTCCAAATTGTGAATTTGAAAAGAGAGGAAATGAAAATTGATATGAAGAATTTGGAGGATACGAAAATGGAAATTGAGAATTTTGAGATTGTGAAAATTGATATTGAGAATTCGGAATTTGAGAAGTAAAATTAAAATTTGGTGAatttgaaaaatatgaatttgAATTTGGATATGGATATGGAAATTGAGAGTTTGGATTTTGAGAATTTGAAGATGGGGGATTATGTGGATTCATTTTTTGGTAGAGGAAAAAcgttgaaaatatttttaagaaatgAAGACATGAATAATAGGGTGTGAAACTTGTATTTATAAGAATAAAATGTTACCGTTTTTTATATGTACGTTAACTATCTATTATTAGTATAACGTTATTATTATTTAACGGCTAGAAAAGCAGTCTGCATGCATAGTAATAGAAAGTAAAATGGCACGACATTATTTCATTTCCCTGCCAAGTTCCCTGCACaacaattatataaaattaaaaagtGAAGGAAGTGGGACTGCCTACCAAAGAGGGACTGGCCACTTGCTATAGGTTTCATGTAATGCAAGAATTTGCTTATTCAGAGTCCGGGGGTCACTTCACGCGGCCAAGACACCACTTGGGATCGCGTAGTAGTTGGGCTTAAATTTGAGTTCATTAGAACTTTCGGCCAGAAATTTTTTCAGATTGAACAATTTTCAGATTGGAAGGAATTGAATTTTGGATTTGAAATCCGGGTAAATGTCCAATCAAAAGTGAATAATAAAGAAAGTGAGATAGAAGAAATATTGAATCCATGATAATTTGACAGGACGAGCCTGAAATCTACCAACCATAGACATATCCTGTACCAGGTACCCCCCTATTCTTACCATGTTTTTAATTGAACAGCTTCGTACCCTCAAATTCTGCCCCGGGGACCTGCCCAATTCTATTCTCTCGTTACCAATCTTACAACCCCATTCCCCCCCTCTCTTCTTTTTCTGCTCAATGGTGGGGTTACTTTCtttctattttaatttaatttatttcttATAAAAATTGTTGACCTGACCGAGAACTAGGAAGTGACTCCTTAACCCAACATAATACTCTATCTGTCTcaaaatacaatttttttttatgCGTATTTAAGATGTATAATAGTTATAGTCCCGCATacatttttctaaaatttctatTATTGAATTAAAATTTAACCTGTATACCTttatttaataaaagaaaattaaaaaaatgaagtgtggacataaaaaatttgaaaatttgaaattttaagatacaattaaaaattaaaaaaaacttatattttaagacggagtaaataaataaatataaatacatGCATGAGAAAGAAGGCAGGCATAGTGGAGCACTCTAGTTATTTGGTTCTCGCTATTTATGTATAAAAATTTTCCGTATAAACAGAGTATTCATGAATTCTAGAATGGTTAAACGTGAAACGAGTCAAATCATTGAATGTCAATCATCGTTAGCCATACGCCAAAACCCCCATGCAAAGTCCCATCCCATGTCTTCTTCTGTTGTAAAGTTGCAGATATACAGACTTATGGTACAAGAGGGGTAGGCTAAAGTGTAGAAGAGCAAGTAATGTAAAGATGGTCAAGTAATGTAAAGATGGCTAGCTTTATATCTATCTACTCCCTCAACTTCAGTATCATCCACATGACGACCAACTATCAAAGAGCCATCCTCTCACGTTAAACCATTTCTTTGATAAGTAGGCTCCTAGCTAGATAGGTAACTCTGTGACAGTAAGTAAAATTATAGAGGAAGGAAAAGTATCCAGTAATTTATCTAAGTAGGTAGTCTCTTCTTCAGTCACCTCGCATCTAAACAGTCAAGCATTCATTACATCTGCATGTGTCAGATACAAACTACTAATAACGATTTTCTAATTAACAGATTAAAAATGTTGATTTCAAGGATAAAGAGTTGAGAGTGAGGATTCTTTGTTCAATATCAGAATAATTATTTCAATTCCAACTCTAACATTTggtgaatattattattattttcagaCTACACGATATAACTCCAATTATGAATAATGTGAAGTGATATAACATTTTGCAGAATTGGTTTGATTTTATTATTGTTTTCCAAGTTTTTCCGTGGAGTTCGATTTTATAATAAAGAATTAAACCCGAGTTTGTTAACCAAAACTCGAGTCCAATTAAATTCGAGCGAGTTATTACGAATTATACGATGGGGGCGTTCATGTGGCGTCTGTCAGATTATCtcattttatttttctaattttccgaactttttgaattaataaatatcaaaaactataattaccttatatttttctaaatatattATTATCATTTGTAATATTCTCGTGAAATTTCATCTTTCTTTTTAAATAAACTTAACATCTTAATTTTTGAAATCAAATTATCATTATAATTTTCTACTTATACTATGCAATGTTTCAGAATTATTGAAGGGATCCTAAACGAGATAAATTCAATATGCAGAAATTATTGGTTGGGTCAAAAAGAAGGAGAAAGGAAATTAGTGCTTATGGGTTTGAAGGAAATTATGCAAATCAAAAGAAGCTGGTGGGGTAGGTTTGAGAGACCTTAATGTTTTTAACAAGGTGCTTCTGGCAAAACAGTGTTGGAGATTAATCTTtaacccaaattcttttgttgCAACAATATTAAAGAAAAAATACTTACCCCGATCGAACTTGTGGGAAGCAAAAGTTTTTGCAAACTAGTTATACATGGCGCTCAATTCTTTCAGCACAAGACCTACTCCAAAGTGGATCAGAATGGATTATTGGAAATAGAAGGAAAATGAGGTTCTAAAAAGATGTGGATAAAGGGACCAGGTGGTCACATATAGTCACACCCTCCTTTAGAGAATATGGAgaatacactacaagaaaaatagCATCTGATAAGTGAATTTTATATCTACATGAAACGCGTCATTTcaggcttaaattggtgttttgaactcaagtacctggtatgtttgatgtgtttttgtgtttttgcatcGCATGCATTAGGTGGatgaagaaagaagcttttcaaggaaatatgctgaaaagaggtCAGACTCTGAAGTCAAGACCATTCTCAAGTTGAAGAGCATCTCGCTAGTTTCGCGTGGACGGTTGAATCATCGAATTTTGACGAATGGAACTCAAACTACAGCAAAAAgaagaaattgaagccaagtgCAAAGGAGTCGCGCGCCCGCGCCAGACGTGGGGCAGCCGCGCCATTTTGATAGAAAGGTTGTGCGCCCGCGCGGAGAGGGGGGCGGCCGCGCCCTAACCTTGAGCGAGAATCCTGATTTGTGTCTGTTTTGAAGATTTAGCGAGCCCAGGTCGTCCAGAAGCCTTTATATAtcattaataatttatttttaatagaAGGAGCGAAGGGAGAGCATTGAGAAaacctagagagcacaagacggctacggagaagaagacttttgtattcttcaatatagttgaaaATTTGATGCTTATTTCCGATTTGcctttgaaccctagtactcttatattgtttattatcatgttttcattggaacccatggtgacgatgagttcgattatgaactaatcgttgtcatggggttctaacggatttatttatggatttcaatagttaattgttttacaATATTTATTGTgtggtgattttttttattttttttatcgtagataacccgcagccgctacccttcggttGTGCACTAGGTAAATCCTACGGGTTCATGCAATAGCCTgtaaaccacgtgaaccaagataaaccaCATTTAGCGACATGATTTGACTCaagaggcataatcataaattctcctttTGTGGGATTCGAtcctgtgaccaagaggatattTATCCCTTCTTTAACCAGCtaagccaacccttgcgggcagtgtgtggtgatttatgatgtcctagtttggttgtgcttattcgtctttgatgcgtagctaacatctaagattatttgttaatctttattgaagcgaGAGTAAATATAGATGTTTAaaaactttccatgctagcataggtttatgtatgaattgacatgcataatttgtgtgtaattttaaccatcttattcaccctatgtaatcacgatagataacttgctcttaaaccatTATATTTTCAATCATTATAGACATATATGTATTAAGCATAATTGGTACttttcaacttctatcttaattatggatgtttgaTAGTAACGAAAGTTAGTGTATACTAATttcgtattatctgattagttgtcatcatcatcacatgctagggttaaagaacataactttgaatgaaatatttaatgaagttaaaattcCATGTTTATtatcatataagtaattcaatcgtaattctcttagttaatgttatttagtataatctcctagttaaatcaaaactcaaattgttatttgtcttggcattgaacgataatcatacattgttgcataggtgcataatctggacttaacctaaatcagtccctgtgggaacgaacttgacttatattttatactacttgtgatcacgtaCGCTTATGTGTATTTTCGCGTTTGAATTACAgtgaacaagtttttggcgccgctgccggggaatCGGTGTTAAATTtactagaaaaacgtcaataggcatcggctaaaaaccgatgtatATGAACAAAAAAATCCGATATCTTcatgggtgatgttaaagacccccatttaacatcggttttaaactgatgttaaataagACATATAACATCAGTTATGTGATTGAAACCGATATCTGTAACTTAATATTAAATTTATCATGCATATCTAATATtcatatattatcataatatgatatttttatcaatttaaatatatgtgagCTAACCAAAATCTTTCCATTTACCCATTAAACTGATATTACTAATACCAGTAACAACGGGTTTCCTTTAAAATAGATGTAAATATAACATTTAACATCGTTTTTTTTATTGGAAACTGATTTCTATTGGTgacaaactgatgtctataaaGCTTAATAACATCGATTTTCTGCTTTAAGACTTTTTTTGCTCTAGTATTTGACATTGGTTTTATTCGGTTATACTGATGTCAATGTTCAACTAAAATTGATGTATTAAGATTTGACAGAcaacatttttttattttgtaacAAATGTTTATAGTGTTAAAATATCGGTTTTATCTAAAAACCGATGATAAATGGCTTTGTTTTAAAATCAGTTGCTTTGTATAAAATAATGTCGGATCACCTGTTTTATTCATGCAAAATTTAGAAACATAGATGCCAAAAAATTGCCAGAAAAACCAAAAATGGCCAATTAACAACCGAATTCAGCTTCCAATATTTACCAAACTGTCATATCCTTCCAAATATCCAAATTTAACATTCTAATCTCCATAACATCCACATTAACATCCCAATCTCCAAACATCCAATTTATCATCCCAACATAGTACATCAGAGGAAAAATAGAGCTATACTTTCTATACTACTAAGAAGATTTAGTCCTAAGAGATGTGAAATGTAAACAAGGGTTGCTAATGCATCATGACATAAAATCAGTCGTACAGGCATTAACTATTTTATATCTCCATTGAGATCAGACAATGAAGATGGCTTGCGGAAAAACGTTGAAGGGTGAAACTTTAAATCTGACAGTTGAGCCAACTTTTGGTGCTGAATTTCTGTCAGCTAGCACGGTAGAGCATAGCTTTATGGCGAGAGCAGCCACATGCAAGTTAGAATCTCTATtatgaaaaattaaaatatgtgATTAGAAGATATCTAATATCATCCAGACTTGATAAACAAAAATAGGAAGTAACATGTATAAGCTAGATAATAAGTAAAATATTCAGATAGTGAAAATATGCAAAAGGTTCTGTATAGTACGTCGGAAAATGTAGCCGATAAAGAAAAACCTTATCACAGTTGAAAGTTCCTCGATGATAACTCCATATGTGGCTGAGCCGACTTTGTCACTATTGGTAGAAATCAGTGCATTAAGCGTTTCAAGTGTTGCCTGTCTCGGTGCTCGATTAGCCTGTATTTGAGAAGAAACAAGCTaaataaataagtcaagtaataaTAAGAGAAGAAGAATAAATATAATTTCTTTTTTTGGTAGAAGTTCGGATAtgattttttattcaaaaaattttAAACTATAGAATTAATCATTCAAAATACCTTCCTTAAGAATGCAGTTAGCTCCTAAGGAATTAATCATTCAAAATATTGTAAACTATAGAATTAATCATTCAATATTAAAATTTAAGATAAATATCAATTAGAAATAAATGATTTACTTATGTCTAGATTAACATCCTGTACATCACTTATTTTCTTTAAAGAAGTTCATAAAAAATAAGGAACTTTATTTAGAGTATATAATTGTTAAGTGTTGCTAATATATAAAAAAGGTAACCATGTTTTAGCTGGGAAGGTTTACTGAAGTGTTCTCTAATCTTCATAAATATAGAAAGATATTACGGAAAATTTTACAAAAACACAAAAGATAATATGGAAAATAAAGAATACTAAATCTAAAAAGCAAAAGGAATGAAATATAAAAAAACTCGAAGTTATTAATTCTGAACAAACCAGAATTGCTTAGAGATTGAACATGTCACACATAGATATAATTCAATTTTACAAAGAATAGAATAGACCAGGGTTTCTGCGGCAAACACTAAACCGAAAATGGAAGTACGCATCATAGCGACGTATACCACAACAAAAGAAACCAAAATAGATAATCCAAGAATGACCATAACATTTCTCAGTTTAGATACATATGTATCTAGATTGCATTCTTGCGGAGCCATGAATCAACCAACACATATGATCGACAAAATAATAGACTAGACTCTGAATTTAATAAACAGAGTTATAGAGGTAACCGCGTAACTAAAGAGATATGGATAGTCGTATACATATCCGGGAAACAGAGAAATAAAATATTGTACACATTTAAATTTCTATTAGGTTTTTAAAAATGGCCTTAAATGATTAAGACTGGGAAATATGGTAACTAGCATTTAACCTTTTGAGTCTGGCAGATGTGCGCTGAATGTCCTTCATGAACTAGCCTTTTATTTAAATTCAGATATACCATAGGAGAAGACCTAAAGGCATGACATGAAAGAAGGTTAAGTCTTAAAAACAGGGCGACCTGGAGGAAACATGAAGGGTAAGACTAAAAGCCGTGTAATAATTCTGACCAAAATATTTAACTAGATAGCATTATCAACAGCTACAAGCCTAAATCATGTTATTTCAGAGTTATGaccatgatatatatatatatatattatactacCAAAGTATTACACAATTACAGTAGCTACTTTGCAAAAACCCAATAACTAACCTCCAATTGTTCCAGGTTTGAATACAATCCTGCATCGAGTTTCCTCCTTAGGATGTCAAAATTCATAGAGTTCTCAATAATCTCATGGTAATCAGGAAGCTATAAAGGATAAACAAGATTAATTAACAAATATGATTTATTTATTGATCAAACAACCATGCATCATGTACAAAAGAATACCTCATTCGGATCAACATGCTCGGGGAATACACCATAAGTGTCCATTCTGAAGTTAAATATCACCAATTAAGTTAATAATAACACCTAGACACAAACATTAGAAGAGAAATGAACAAATAAACTATAAATGATTAGAATCAATAGAAATATATATACAGATATTAGATGGATCCATAAATATTCAGAGTGTTCTGAGGATAAGTATATAGACACATAATAACACGTGATTATATTAGTTGCCGCAAGGTAGACTACATAAGTTGAATATAGTGAAAACAAAAAATAAAGGCATATCTCATAGCCTATCCAAGCAATAGATAGAAGCACAAAAACTGCTAGGTAATTGGTAAACTTTCGCATCTTCATCTTCTAGGTAATTGAACTATCTATTGACTGTAGATCATCAGAAACAATAGTAAGAAAAACATTTACTAGATATGGCCAGCTTTGAGGacacttgtaataaccccaatttttggaaatttttg
Encoded here:
- the LOC141665600 gene encoding uncharacterized protein LOC141665600 encodes the protein MKVLRNLVRVMMRLSEKSGVVASSDLWIWHAFVGVAGSNNDLNVLDRSPIFDDVLQGRAPEVNFTINGNNYNMGYYLTDGIYPEWSTFVKTIPRPQSEKRKLFSKYQESQRKDVERAFGVLQSRFAIVRGPTRFLDRADLGRIMRACIIIHNMIVEDERDTYATQFGPLPTYDDATNGLSESNLGEEPFIPCSRVMFFSMF